CTCGAGTAATTTTCCCAAAATAAGTGAACGTCTGGCTCCGCAGCGATCCACCGAGGTAATTTTACGTTCACCCCTTCTCATTTGTTGGCAAAGTTGTGTTTACTTCTCCCTTCTCATTTATTATCAACGGGAATCGAAGCATTGGTACAGCTGTTGGCACCTTAATTGAGTGGTGGGAGGGCTTTTTTGCAAAATCCTTAATTTGTCTTAGAATACCCAGACGTTCACTCTTTggcggacggagggagtagtttcaACTAGTGCAATTCCGTCATGAAGGGAGATCATCCAACACGGAATGCTCACCATTAAATTCGTTTTTATCTTATGAACCTGGCCATTGAAGTTTGGTTTCGTTTCTCGAGCCTCCTGACCCGGGTGTTGTGCCTGTTACGGTGATCTTTTTTCCTAACCCAATCTTTGTTTCACAAAAGAAGAAGAATAATAAACGTACAATCCTGGCTTGCAACTTGCAATCCCAACGAGCTTTCTTGGGCCAGTACGTAAACAACGTAGCACGCAAACCAGCCATGGGCACGCACACGACTACGACTACCTCCGATCAAGACGAGACACGATCCTAACTGCACAATAAGCCCACGATGGTGATACGGAACCAACCAGTCGTCTCTCCGCCTCTCATGCCCGGCCGGCCGGTCGTCGACCGGCCGTACTGCAGCGCCAACCGTGTGCCGTGCATGGGCGAGGTCCCGGATCCTTCATTCTCCCCGGAAATACGTGCGCGAGGTCCCGGTTATGTGGTGGCCGGATCGAGATACGTACGTCGATCGTGCCTAGCTTGTTCGTGCCTATGGTCGTTGGCGGGCTCCGGGGGGCAACCGTGCGGCTCCGCGTCGTTGCCAGAATTGAAGGCCCATGCAGCTGGCGGGGCGGTGGTGGGCGCGCGGTGCGTGCATGGGGAGTTATGGCATCCGTCGCCGGCCGCGCGGGCCGGAGAGCGACCGCGGAGAGGCGTCCGGGGCACGGGCGCCATCCGTCACCCCGAGATACAATCATGCAGAATGCGTTTGCATGCACGCACATGCGGTGCTGATTGCGATCGCGGCTCGTCCACTCGAGGTTGTGGTGTCGTTGTCGTCGGAGAGTTCATGACCGGCTGTTCCTTCCTGGTTCCTGCTATCATGAATTTACGATACAATACTTGTTGCCGCCTTCTGCATTCTCTGATGGCGTGTGGTGAGTAGAGATTGTACCCACCTCTATGTTGACGTATAAATGTAATATTTAGTCTTTTTAATCAGATTGGTCTTTTGATTATATTAGTTAGAGCAAGCacttctacatggtatcagagccaagagGTATTGAGTTCAAGACCCGTCTGGTGCACAACAAAACTCACCATCCCGGAGAGGTTGCACCAAGATGGAGGAGGAGTCACAAACCTCACAAGTTCCCGAAGGAGTTATATCTGGTTAAGCTTCATTGAACAGATACTGATTTGGAGAACAAAAACATGTTGCACGTTGCCCCCTCCATAGGACACCGCTGCTGATGCTAACAATGACATACATAATGATCGGCAATCGACGGCGTCCTCCGACTTGTTGACACCCTTCCAAGAAAGCCCATCGACATGGAGAAATCCGTGAAAAGTTATTTCCATCGCTGCCACTACCCCGGCTTCACCGGCGATGAAGAGATGAAGCACCTACAAAGCCTGAACTGGACACAAAGatccccccccccacccccacccccacccactTGCAGTCATATTGACCGGCGGGAGGCAGAGGAACCCACGGCGGCAACATGGGTTGAGAAATAAGATGATGTAAATTTGATCGTGGACAGTACCAAATTCATGCAACACATACAGTAGATGATCATTACTATTCTCAATTGGATTTGTTCTTTTTTTATTTCTCACTATATAAGTTAAATTTCATCAAGACCATACCAATGCACTATTAATTAAGAATAGTTTCCCACGTCTAAGGCCTACAAGAGTCTAGATGTGAGGTGGAGTGCTGAAATATATTGCCCATCCTTCTCCATCAGTTCAGCCTTTAGATGGACTGGCTAGTGCATGGACCAACAGTGATTGAGTCACCACCGACGAACAATTCCTGACGGGTCGTCACCAATCATGGgcttctccccccccccccccccccccccctatacATTGGGGCTCGATGACATCTTTTATATTTCTTCTTTTCTCTATAATATACATACTATATATATTTCTGTTTACTATCTTGTTTTCAAATAGGTGGCATATAAATTCAGTTAAAAGTCAACTATTTCTAACTTTGACCAATTATTTCTAACATAGTGGGGTATTGGAAATGACATATTGGGGTTCCTTTAGAGTTTGAAGAATTTTAAGGAAGAAAGTGAAGCCCCTTATAAAACTACAGGGGAGAAGTTTCTAGGATTCACCTGTAATTGCTCTAACAAAGTAAAATGCTCTCCTGAGTGAAAAAAAGGCAAAAGGTGCTCGGCCTACATCATAGCCCGAAAGAGACAGGCACTTAACGATGGCTAACTATTTCAAAATTACTattttgtcttttttgtgtaGCTCTCACTATAATGTAAGTATACTATCTTGAAATTTCACGCACATGTATTACACATCCGTATGAATGCGTATGGTTTTTTTAGATTTTGTTGAAACTTCAAAATATgattttcaaaattttcaaaataaagAGCTCCATAGAGCGCGTCTCCATTTACCATTTTCGTTGATGCTTTCTTTCTGGTAAATATACCTGTACAGTGGTAGCGCAGTGAGCATAATGGAATCCAGACATTACAGGGACAGCTTATCCATTTTCAGTACTATATATTACTAACACTGCTTgagcaactagccatttctgtAGCTACATAGGGAATCAACCCAGACAGTCTAGCAGAAGGACACCTTACCCAGACCCTTCACATTTTTGCTTTCTGAAACAAAGTGTAGGCATATCAGTTGTGAGATCTAGTCGTGAGATTGAGCTATTTGTGCAAACCATGAAAACAAATTTGGGTTGGACACCCCAATCAATTCCTGTGGTCCAACATgtatatcagttgggcagtggacAGTACACACTGAATAACGTGACAGTGCGACGATCGTATTCCTTTTCTTGAAAAAGGCCAACTGACAACGATCTCAGTAGCAGCATTTCCCCTGCCCAACGAACAAAGTGGGGCAGGCTGGTCAGGTCATGCGCCTCCCGGTGTAACTTTGATGAAAGCCTCCTCGGTCAGCTGAGAAACCGCGCGCGCGACGCATCCCCTCTGTCGGCACCTCGTCGCGTTCCCGGCTCTCCCGCCTATTTAGTGGCGAGCTGGCGACGAGCGCTGGGCCTAGTCGCACTTGCAACTGCAAGCCGCGACCGCCGGCCCGCCGCACGCACGTAGCACCACCGCACTGCGtcagtagtcactagtcagtacACGCGCGACGCCACCCTGAGACGCCATGTTGATGGCGCCTCACCGGGCAAGGTCGTGGACGTCGGCGACGGTGCTGCTGCTGCTCGCGGCCGCggcggtcgtggtaggcgcggcggcggcggcggggaagaagaagCCGGTGGTGCCGGCGGTGATCGTGTTCGGCGACTCGACGGTGGACACGGGGAACAACAACGTGATCGGCACGGTGCTGAAGAGCAACTTCCCGCCGTACGGGCGCGACCTGCAGGGCGGCGCCACGGGCCGGTTCTGCAACGGGCGGCTGCCGCCCGACTTCGTCTCCGAGGCGCTCGGCCTGCCGCCGCTCGTGCCGGCGTACCTCGACCCGGCTTACGGCATCGAGGACTTCGCCACCGGCGTCGTCTTCGCCTCCGCCGGCTCCGGCCTCGACAACGCCACCGCCAGCGTCCTGGTACGAACCGCGAACCCGCACGCACCAACCTGCACGCCGCAGCTGCCGCGTCCGTAGTGAGTACAAATACAACTGCAGCACGTACGAGTAACTTGGGACCAAGCTAGCTAGCCAGTAAAACTCACACGCACGCAATAGTACGCTAGATCGGCCGGCGACGCAAATGCTACTCCTGTTGTTCCTAGTATCCGAAGGCCTCTTGTTCCGTATGGTTACTGACTAATTTGGTCATCAAGGGTGCGTACAACAGTGAGACACAGCACGCAGGCCCATGGGTACGTACCAGTCTACCTGCAGGCAGCTTTTAAGTCGACAGGCACCGGCTCGATAGCATAAAACCCCATAACATGGCAGTTGAGCCATGCGTCCTGGTGCTAATTTCTGGTCCAAACATCATCTCAGCCGTCCGTCTGAAGCAATTAACACGATTAGCGGCTGGCGAAGCAACACAATAAATAGAGCAGATGCGCGGGTGGAATCTAATTTTAGACGAGCCCACCAACTGTTGCCAATTCGCGCGCGCCATGCCGTTTATGCACGTCTGCAGAGGAAGACGCACGCAACGGATGTCCTCCCAAATTCCGGTACGGCAAAGCCGGCCGCGCATCTGTTCTTTTTCAGCATCACTTCTCCTCCTTATATGTTGACTTGCACTGTTTTCCGATAACAGAAAGCAAACCACACATTTTCTGAAGAGACGACATGCGTTTATATATATGTCACTTGCACACCGTCTTTTTTCTCAAACGATGCATGTGTTACTCCACTGGGAACCTTGATTAGACGTTGCAGATCGCCACAAGGCACATTGGTCAACGGCTCTAGCTGGGACGCTAGAGCGATCGGCCCGGCCATCAGGCTGGACGGCTAATTAATTACGCACCGCGCGCATCAACTACCCAGCAGAATATATAGGACTTTTTTGCCAAGCATCCCCTAGGTTGCGTTTTCCCCTCCAACACAAGCATTCTCATTGTTGATCTTGAAAACAAGAAAGGGCTAATTTCATGGTTGTTGAGCTATGAACCTCCTTCTTCGAGCAACCAACTGCATCTGCATGCAGAGGCGTTAATTAGCTCGCATTCAGCGCTCCGAATGGCCGACCACATGCCTTCATTCAGTCGCACGCAACCCATTCATTACCAATCGATATCGATCGACCTGCAGCTGCGGTGCATAATCGGCCTATGAGCCTATCTTCTTCAATGTAGTGTACCCTGTCCTGCTCAGGCTAGCTAGGAAGCTTCTTTTCCAGATCCAGAGTCGAGACCCTAGAGTGGTTCTGTACCATGAATATCCATGATCAGACAACATTTTCTTTGCTTTCCGTTTCCTTCAGCTGGCGTTGCCCATCAGTCCATATGCTCGAGAGCGACGCGGTTCGTTCTATTGACACATTTATTAGCGGTCAGTCCACCGTTTTCGGTCTGAATTTGGCGCCATCGATTGTGGTTCCTGTAGAATTTATGAGCCAAATAGTGGTGGTTTGGTTCGTTGCTCTCACCAACCAGCCGCACCGATCTTTCCCGGGCCAGAATCTGTGTGTCTACAGGCAGAAAGTACTGACATGCTAATCGAATCGATGCACATATCATGGAGCATTCAATCTCTGAATCTACTGCACCATACGAAAGTAACACAGTCAATATTCAGAACCCAGGGTAGCAGAATCCTCCGTTCAGAAAACAACATTCATCAGAAAGGAAAACACTGTTGCTGATCCTCTTCTCCGCGTGCACATGCAGGGAGTGATACCGATGTGGAAGGAGGTGGAGTACTTCAAGGAGTACCAGCGCCGGCTGGCGAAGCACGCCGGGCGCGCCCGGGCCAGGCACATCGTGGCCAACGCGGTGTACGTCGTCAGCGTGGGCACCAACGACTTCCTGGAGAACTACTACCTGCTGGTCACCGGGCGGTTCTTCGAGTTCACGGTGGCCGAGTACCAGGACTTCCTGGTGGCGCGCGCCGCCGAGTTTCTCACGGCCATCTACCGGCTCGGCGCGCGCCGGGTCACCTTCGCGGGGCTCTCCGCCATCGGCTGCGTGCCGCTGGAGCGCACGCTCAACCTGCTCGGCGGCGGCGCCTGCAACGAGGAGTACAACCAGGTGGCCCGGGACTACAACGTCAAGGTGAAGGCCATGATCGCCAGGCTCCGGGCGGAGCTCCGCGGGTACAGGCTCGCCTACATCAACGTCTACGACGACATGGTCGACCTCATCGACCACCCCGAGAAGCTCGGGCTGGAGAACGTGTCCGAGGGCTGCTGCGCCACCGGGAAGGTGGAGATGGGGTTCATGTGCAACGACAAGTCCCCGCTGACGTGCGACGACGCCGACAAGTACTTCTTCTGGGACTCGTTCCATCCAACCGAGAAGATCAACCGGTTCTTCGCCAAAGGGACGACGGCGGTGAGCTTGAGCTTGTTGACGTAGGGATCAGCTCCCGTATACTGAgcaaatatgaaaagggaatgtGGGCAGCACTGTGATCAGAGTATCATTTAACTGGCGTAGATACATAGCATGCATTTGTTTAGCGTGGGCGATTCGATGTACACTGTCTCAGATGAAGTCCGTCCACTCTTCGGGTTTCAGTGAGAAAGATTAAATTTACATACTTGCAGTACATTGTTGGGTCTTTGAATGTGAAACTAATGCCATTCAGATGTCTACTTGTCAGATATAGCATTAATTATTTGTACAGCTTGGCAACTTTCACCTCCGGTCGTGGCAAATCCTACAAAGTTGTCATGGCAACTATAGTTGGTATGGCATGGCAAGTTTGAAGCGTTCGCCGAGAAAGCGCTCCCAGCTGATGTTCGCCAGATAATGTTTTCCTAAATTAATTAGTACTCCCTTCGGTTTTTTTAGTCCGCAtcatataagatttggtcaaagtcaaactttataaagtttgaccaactttctaaaaaatatcaatatctacaatattAAAGTTATATGTTACAAAAATTAATTTCATGATGCATGTAAcaatattgatttcatattgtaaatcttgatgattttttctataaacttagtcaaagttaataaaatttgactttaaccaaatcttatatgcagactaaaaagaaacggagggagtattaacaAATAACTAGTAGGAGCCAACAGGGCATACACTTGTGATCCCATATTCCAGTATGATGGTAGCACTATGCAACACCAATTTTAACAAACTGTGCCTTGGTGAACATGCCTTCGCCATCTTGAGATGTCATTTTCAAGTGAACACCTATGTATGATTTTAAGTACGATACTTACTTGTACCTTGTACATGTTGTTCTTAGTACTTATTTTGTTCATCACGAGTTTGTTGTCCATTTTACACTCATGGTTTTATTATTTTTGTCCATCCTGTAGATAAAACCGTTGCCATGAATAATTATATTACTTCAAACCATAGTACCTTTAAGGTTTTTCCATTGCAAATTGATGGTGACATGCCCCTGGAGTGTAGCTACGGCGGCAGAATAGGTCCAACAACAGTAGGGCGGCCCAAGCCAACAACTCGACGTCCACCGATGATCCGAAGCGCATCACCATCTTGGGGGACAAGATGAAGACTCCCCTTTGAATTAGGCTAGGGATGGTCTGTATATGGCATGCATTAATCGATCCCGGCTAGCTACCAAATGTAGCACACAAAAACTCATCGACTGACTCTAGACTTGTAATACTACCTTGTCTCCATATATATGGACTAGTGGGGATCCCCCGATAGGCACCTTATTCTAGCAATCATCTAAGGCTTCAACCCCGAGACGATCTTGGGGCATGAACCTGAGTAAATCTTCCTCGTGCGCACCATCCGAATCTCTGACATATACGCTATCCTCAGATGGGTATTGTCGGGAAATTACTATGACACAATTGCCAACAATACTTCTCATCTTGCATCGATCATATGTTGACAATGCTGCAGTAACCTTGCTTACAATGTTGGTAGCCTTTTCATATCTCAGTAGTAACTAAGTGCTCATCGGACCGAGATACCAGAGTGATTAGAAGTAATGGCATGCCTTCGTCTCTCACTTTGACCTCTAGTTGACATAAGTATGAGGTCACTTGGTTGAAGGAATTTATATTCTTAGTAAGGTTCACCTTTTTCTGCATCATCAACCCATACAACTGTTTGTTTCATATAAAATTTGTTGGGCAGGGCCTTGTCCAGGAACTAAGTTTCCAACTTAGCAGAAATTTTGGCTGATGGCGCCTTGTCCATCACATGTTACAAGACTTCACGAGAGATGCACAATTGTATGGTTCCAAGTCCCAGCTACTTTAATCTTGAGATCCTCCCAACTTTCGGCAGCCATCCTGATATATGTTTCACAACACCAGCTTTGGTTGTCTCCATGCACCCCTACTTTCCAAAAATGCCCTTGACTCTTGCCTGGCATAATGGGAAGTTGCACATACCATCAAACATTTTCACCTGGAATATGATTAATGTGGACATTTAGGCACACACCAGTCATCCTATATCATCATAGGAAAATCCAACCACTTTGTTAGATCCTTGGCTACCTCGACCTGCTCGGATTGCGAGATGACCTCCTCGCTGACGTCATTTGGATCGGCCTCAGGGGCAGTGGCAAAGCCAAAATATGGGCAACGAACAGGGCAAAGAATTGACTTTTCCCTTATCTATAAGCCATACATAGTAAATTTTCTTCATTGTTTTGCCTaaggctggggggggggggggaggggcacgGCCCCCTCAGACTTGTAGTAAGCCCCGCCACTGCTTAGGGGGTATGTTTGCTTGAATCAGCAGCCCCCCTTTTgttgccttcttcttcccgcGTGGACTTGCGCTGAAGAATCCCTGCTACTCTCTTGTGAACAACCATCACAGAGCTGGTCGCATAGGTCAATCCAACCCAACAGACCTTAACTTCTATTTTAGTTCGACAAAGTGTTCTCCGTGCTCATCCCATTGTTTCAGAAAATCGTGATCGATATTTTGGGCTAGGCAATTCGTGTGCTCTTTGATCCATTGTGTTTCCTTTGATTTCCATTCATAATCTCCTGGCACCCCTTCAGCTACACGTCATCATGCATGGCCAAGTGGGCGACTTCAATCGTTTTGGCCTCCACTTCGCTCCACTCGCTCCTACAGAAGTATGTCGTTTCTTTAGAACATACATCACCATGTTGTGTTGTCATCGCTATCATCTTCGTTTATATCATCCACACAATGATTCAGTTTGCAACCTTTCTCTTATAGCACTTGTTAGAATTTACCAGCTGCATCACTGCAGAGATGTAGACTTAGAGACAAATATTTATTAACGAGGTTCATCGATCAACACATACATCCTCGGGGCATGACTACGACACTCCTCCCCATGTAGTAAATCGGCATACAGTACAATGATGCTATCTTAGGAGTGCCACGTAGTATAAATGATGAGGTGGAGGAGAGAGAACTCATAAAAAAgcttgtcttctcttatttaagagaagacaagagatgatctcttagcacaatatatCTCACCATGATTTTTAGGAATGACTAGTcattgaagataaggctaagagatgacCCATTGTAGACATattttttgtcatctctaaattacatgcaagatttaagataagactatcttatcaaccattgtacatgccctaacgAACCATGAAAACCGTCAAAGCCATCAAATGTATCTCAAACTATCGCACCACGGTGGGTTCTGCCACAGCCCacagaaggaaatatgccctagaggcaataataaagttgttatttatatttccttatatcatgataaatgtttattattcatgctagaattgtattaaccggaaacttagtacatgtgtgaatacatagacaaaacaaagtgtccctagtatgcctctacttgactagctcgttaattaaagatggttaagtttcctgaccatggacatgtgttgtcatttgatgaacgggaccacatcattagagaatgatgtgatggacaagacccatccgttagcttagcataatgatcgttaagttttattgctattgctttcttcatgacttatacatattcctttgactatgagattatgcaactcctgaataccggaggaacaccttgtgtgctatcaaacgtcacaacgtaactgggtgattataaagatgctctacaggtgtctccaaaggtgtttgttgggttggcatatatcaagattaggatttgtcactccgagtgtgggagaggtatctctgggcccgatctcggtaatgcacatcactataagccttgcaagcaatgtgactaatgagttagttatgggatgatgcattacggaacgagtaaagagacttgccagtaacgagattgaactaggtatgagaataccgacgatcaaatctcgggcaagtaacataccgatgacaaagggaattacgtatgtcataaggttcgactgataaagatcttcgtagaatatgtaggagccaatatgggcatccaggttccgctattggttattgaccggagaggtgtctcggtcatgtatacatagttctcgaacccgtagggtccgcacgcttaacgttcgttgatgatatagtattatatgagttatgtatgttggtgaccgaatgttgttcggagtcccggatgagatcacgga
This sequence is a window from Aegilops tauschii subsp. strangulata cultivar AL8/78 chromosome 7, Aet v6.0, whole genome shotgun sequence. Protein-coding genes within it:
- the LOC109780278 gene encoding GDSL esterase/lipase At4g26790: MLMAPHRARSWTSATVLLLLAAAAVVVGAAAAAGKKKPVVPAVIVFGDSTVDTGNNNVIGTVLKSNFPPYGRDLQGGATGRFCNGRLPPDFVSEALGLPPLVPAYLDPAYGIEDFATGVVFASAGSGLDNATASVLGVIPMWKEVEYFKEYQRRLAKHAGRARARHIVANAVYVVSVGTNDFLENYYLLVTGRFFEFTVAEYQDFLVARAAEFLTAIYRLGARRVTFAGLSAIGCVPLERTLNLLGGGACNEEYNQVARDYNVKVKAMIARLRAELRGYRLAYINVYDDMVDLIDHPEKLGLENVSEGCCATGKVEMGFMCNDKSPLTCDDADKYFFWDSFHPTEKINRFFAKGTTAVSLSLLT